One Clostridium estertheticum DNA segment encodes these proteins:
- a CDS encoding MutS-related protein, with translation MKFLDVQQREQVGFSFVMDKLGITTSYGLEVRKNILPFKASETDELNHELNSLESIINSMNSHVDEYNAIGRIFCKLKDIRNSIKRCSENKTLDEVELYEIKYFSMLVTQLKDVLDELHLNIEELHLNSLQGIIYTLDPKGIGIPTFYVYDEYSKTLKDIREKKKQREKEIFIAKNDEEISQLRQQRLDLVIEEEAEELRIRKELTLDISKEVSAIIQNIKAIGRLDFLIAKANLSIAYGAIRPKICNEMNIHLEESFSPEIKEILESDKKRFTPVSIDLFAGTTIITGANMGGKSVTLKTIVLNLLLGQMGFFVFAKEAQFPILSFIHFVSDDMQSVSKGLSTFGAEIIKLKQVVECAKREDGFIALDEFARGTNPKEGYFLVKSLARYLTKINSVSLISTHYDGVVEDNMEHYQVMGLKNVDFDDLKYKINENRSHSVELIQEHMDYKLEKVSKENKVPKDALNIALLLGLQNEIVDIAKKIYNEEE, from the coding sequence ATGAAATTTTTAGATGTGCAGCAGAGGGAGCAAGTAGGATTTTCTTTTGTTATGGACAAACTGGGAATAACTACCTCTTATGGACTAGAAGTAAGAAAAAATATTCTTCCCTTTAAAGCTTCAGAAACAGATGAATTAAACCATGAATTAAATAGTCTAGAAAGTATAATTAATTCTATGAATTCTCATGTGGACGAGTATAACGCAATAGGAAGAATATTTTGTAAGCTAAAAGATATAAGAAATTCTATTAAAAGATGTAGTGAAAACAAAACATTAGATGAAGTTGAATTATACGAAATTAAATATTTCTCAATGTTAGTTACGCAGTTAAAAGATGTGCTAGACGAATTACATCTTAATATAGAGGAGCTTCATCTAAACTCACTACAGGGAATTATTTATACCTTGGATCCCAAGGGTATAGGAATACCTACTTTTTATGTTTATGATGAGTACTCTAAAACTTTAAAGGACATTCGTGAAAAGAAAAAACAAAGGGAAAAGGAAATTTTCATCGCAAAAAATGATGAAGAAATAAGTCAGCTAAGGCAGCAAAGGCTAGACTTAGTTATAGAGGAAGAAGCGGAAGAACTCCGTATTAGAAAAGAGCTAACACTAGATATTTCTAAAGAAGTAAGCGCCATAATTCAGAATATAAAAGCCATAGGTAGATTAGATTTTTTAATTGCTAAAGCAAATTTATCCATAGCTTATGGTGCCATCAGGCCAAAAATTTGTAATGAAATGAACATTCACCTTGAAGAATCCTTTAGCCCTGAAATTAAAGAAATATTAGAAAGTGATAAAAAACGATTTACTCCTGTTAGTATAGATCTATTTGCAGGGACAACTATTATAACTGGTGCAAATATGGGAGGGAAAAGTGTTACTCTAAAGACTATTGTTCTGAATTTACTTCTGGGTCAAATGGGCTTTTTTGTATTTGCAAAAGAGGCACAATTTCCAATTCTTAGTTTTATTCACTTCGTTTCAGATGATATGCAATCAGTATCCAAAGGTTTAAGTACATTTGGCGCAGAAATAATAAAGTTAAAACAAGTAGTAGAGTGTGCAAAAAGAGAAGATGGCTTTATAGCTTTAGATGAGTTTGCCAGAGGCACTAATCCAAAAGAAGGGTACTTTCTTGTGAAATCTCTTGCTAGATACTTGACTAAAATTAACTCTGTAAGCCTCATATCAACTCATTATGACGGAGTGGTTGAGGACAATATGGAGCATTATCAAGTAATGGGACTTAAAAATGTGGATTTTGATGACTTAAAATATAAAATAAATGAGAATAGAAGTCATTCTGTTGAATTAATACAAGAACATATGGATTATAAGCTAGAGAAGGTTTCAAAAGAAAATAAGGTACCTAAAGATGCACTTAATATAGCATTATTATTAGGCCTTCAAAATGAAATAGTTGATATAGCAAAAAAAATCTATAATGAGGAGGAATAA
- a CDS encoding 3-keto-5-aminohexanoate cleavage protein, translating to MEKLIITAAICGAEVTKEHNPNVPYTVLEIANEAEKAYRAGASIIHLHVRQDDGTPTQDRERFSACMKAIKDRCPDVIVQPSTGGAVGMSNAERLQPVDLRPEMATLDAGTCNFGGDDVFVNTENTIKEFGEKMIELGVKPEIEVFDKGMIDMAIRLQKKGFIKTPMHFNFVMGVNGGISATPRDLVFMEGSIPAGSTFTVSGIGRSEFQMAAMAIVMGGHVRVGFEDNVYIEKGIPAKSNAELVERVVRLAKELGREIASPKEAREILGL from the coding sequence ATGGAAAAATTAATAATTACTGCAGCTATATGTGGAGCAGAAGTTACAAAAGAACATAATCCAAATGTGCCATACACTGTTTTGGAGATAGCAAATGAGGCTGAAAAAGCATATAGAGCAGGAGCTAGCATTATTCATTTACACGTAAGACAAGATGATGGAACACCTACTCAAGATAGGGAAAGATTTAGTGCCTGCATGAAAGCAATTAAAGATAGATGTCCGGATGTAATTGTTCAACCATCAACAGGGGGAGCGGTTGGCATGAGTAATGCAGAAAGATTGCAACCTGTTGATTTAAGGCCGGAAATGGCAACCTTAGATGCAGGGACTTGTAATTTTGGTGGAGATGACGTATTCGTAAACACTGAAAATACCATTAAAGAATTTGGTGAAAAGATGATTGAACTAGGAGTAAAACCAGAAATTGAAGTTTTTGATAAGGGCATGATAGATATGGCTATAAGACTTCAAAAGAAAGGTTTTATAAAAACGCCAATGCATTTTAATTTTGTTATGGGCGTAAATGGGGGGATTTCGGCAACTCCTAGAGATTTAGTATTCATGGAGGGAAGCATACCTGCTGGAAGCACTTTCACTGTATCAGGTATTGGTAGAAGTGAATTCCAAATGGCAGCTATGGCTATTGTTATGGGCGGACATGTAAGAGTTGGATTTGAAGATAATGTGTATATTGAAAAAGGTATACCAGCTAAATCAAATGCAGAACTCGTGGAAAGAGTAGTTAGACTTGCGAAAGAGCTGGGCAGAGAAATTGCTAGTCCTAAGGAAGCAAGAGAAATATTAGGTTTATAG
- a CDS encoding zinc-binding alcohol dehydrogenase family protein produces MNKGCKYGTHRVLEPKGVLPQPATKISNDMNIFDNEILIDVQALNIDSASFTQIEEEAGHDIEKIKAKIIKIVTTSGKMQNPVTGSGGMLIGTVEKIGEALIGITDLKVGDKISTLVSLSLTPLRIDEIIDIKPDIDRVVIKGKAILFQSGLYAKLPKDMDENLALAALDVAGAPAQVAKLVKPGQSVLLLGAAGKSGMLCSYEAVKRVGPTGNVIGLVRNQEEKARLERLNLRMQIVIGDARNAIDVMNTTLAHNNGQEVDVAINIVNVPNTEMSTILPVKDNGIVYFFSMATSFTKAALGAEGVGKDVTMIVGNGYTKGHAEITLEELRENETLRSVFEELYV; encoded by the coding sequence ATGAATAAAGGATGTAAATACGGAACTCACAGAGTACTAGAACCAAAAGGAGTTCTACCACAACCAGCAACTAAAATCTCAAATGATATGAACATATTTGATAATGAAATTTTAATTGATGTTCAAGCTTTAAATATTGATTCAGCTAGTTTTACTCAAATAGAGGAAGAGGCGGGCCATGATATTGAAAAAATAAAAGCTAAAATTATTAAAATTGTTACGACCAGTGGAAAGATGCAAAATCCTGTAACAGGTTCAGGCGGAATGCTTATTGGAACAGTTGAAAAAATAGGTGAAGCACTAATTGGAATAACTGATCTTAAAGTTGGAGATAAAATCTCTACATTAGTTTCATTGTCTTTAACTCCACTCAGAATAGATGAAATTATAGATATTAAACCAGACATCGATAGAGTTGTAATAAAGGGAAAAGCAATTTTATTCCAAAGTGGCTTATATGCAAAACTTCCAAAAGATATGGATGAAAATTTAGCATTAGCAGCATTAGACGTTGCAGGAGCACCAGCTCAAGTTGCTAAACTTGTTAAACCAGGTCAATCAGTTCTACTACTAGGTGCAGCAGGAAAATCAGGAATGCTTTGCAGCTATGAAGCAGTTAAAAGAGTAGGACCAACAGGAAACGTTATAGGTCTTGTAAGAAACCAGGAAGAGAAAGCAAGACTCGAAAGATTAAATTTAAGAATGCAAATAGTTATTGGAGATGCTAGAAATGCTATTGATGTAATGAATACTACACTAGCACATAATAATGGGCAAGAAGTTGATGTAGCAATAAACATAGTTAACGTACCAAATACTGAAATGTCAACAATACTGCCAGTAAAAGATAACGGGATAGTTTACTTCTTCTCAATGGCTACAAGCTTTACAAAAGCAGCACTTGGAGCTGAGGGTGTAGGTAAAGATGTTACTATGATTGTAGGAAATGGGTATACTAAAGGTCATGCAGAAATAACTCTTGAAGAGTTAAGAGAAAATGAAACATTAAGAAGTGTATTCGAAGAATTATACGTTTAA
- the atoD gene encoding acetate CoA-transferase subunit alpha, translated as MNKVVSLEQIRPLFRDGMSIMIGGFLACGTPHKMINLLMESNVKNLTIIANDTSFVDKGIGKLIVNGQVKRVVASHIGTNAETGRLMTEGKMEVDLVPQGTLIERIRAGGAGLGGILTPTGVGTMVEEGKQKLTIEGKEYLLELPIKADLALVYASVVDEIGNAVYYGTTRNFNPIIATAAEIVIVEAETIVKVGELDPNNIVTPSVLIDYIIGVED; from the coding sequence ATGAATAAGGTTGTATCTTTAGAACAAATTAGGCCTTTATTTAGAGATGGAATGTCAATAATGATTGGTGGTTTTTTAGCCTGTGGAACACCCCATAAGATGATTAATCTATTAATGGAATCGAATGTTAAAAATTTAACTATAATAGCCAATGATACCAGTTTCGTAGACAAAGGTATAGGGAAACTTATAGTTAATGGTCAAGTTAAGAGGGTCGTAGCTTCTCATATAGGGACAAATGCCGAAACAGGTAGGCTTATGACAGAAGGAAAAATGGAAGTAGATCTTGTGCCACAGGGAACACTAATTGAAAGAATAAGAGCAGGTGGAGCTGGGCTTGGTGGAATACTTACACCTACAGGGGTTGGAACTATGGTGGAAGAAGGAAAACAAAAGCTAACAATAGAGGGAAAAGAATATTTATTAGAACTTCCAATTAAAGCAGATTTAGCACTTGTTTATGCAAGTGTAGTGGATGAAATTGGAAATGCAGTTTATTATGGAACAACAAGAAACTTTAATCCCATTATAGCTACAGCAGCAGAAATTGTAATAGTTGAAGCTGAAACTATTGTTAAAGTTGGAGAGCTTGATCCAAATAATATTGTTACTCCAAGTGTATTGATTGATTATATTATAGGAGTTGAGGACTAA
- the ablA gene encoding lysine 2,3-aminomutase: MRVNRRFELFKDVTDEQWNDWKWQVKNRIETVEDLKKYIPLTADEEEGVKQCIQTLRMAITPYYLALIDPSDPHDPIRKQAIPTALELHKADADLLDPLHEDADSPVPGLTHRYPDRALILVTDMCSMYCRHCTRRRFAGQSDSSMPMERIDKAIEYIKNTVQVRDVLLSGGDALLISDEKLEYIIKKLREIPHVEIIRIGSRVPVVLPQRITLELVDMLKKYHPIWLNTHFNHPNEITQESKLACERMANAGIPLGNQSVLLKGVNDCPHVMMDLVHDLVKIRVRPYYIYQCDLSMGLEHFRTPVSKGIEIIEALRGHTSGFCIPTFVVDAPGGGGKIPVMPSYLISQSPEKVILRNFEGVITSYQQPTSYTSDCHCDVCEGSKKVHKVGVAGLLNHEGMAMEPVGLERNLRAHHE, translated from the coding sequence ATGAGAGTCAATAGAAGGTTTGAATTATTTAAAGATGTAACAGATGAGCAGTGGAACGATTGGAAGTGGCAGGTTAAAAATAGAATTGAAACTGTGGAGGATCTTAAGAAATATATACCTCTAACAGCAGATGAAGAAGAAGGGGTTAAACAATGTATTCAAACATTAAGAATGGCTATAACCCCTTATTATTTAGCATTAATAGATCCAAGTGATCCACATGATCCAATAAGAAAGCAAGCTATACCAACTGCATTAGAATTGCATAAGGCAGATGCTGATTTATTAGACCCATTACATGAAGATGCAGATTCTCCAGTGCCAGGACTCACTCATAGATATCCAGACAGAGCATTAATATTAGTAACAGATATGTGCTCAATGTATTGTAGACATTGTACAAGAAGAAGATTCGCAGGACAAAGTGATAGTTCTATGCCAATGGAAAGAATAGATAAAGCCATAGAGTACATCAAAAATACGGTGCAAGTTAGAGACGTTTTATTATCAGGTGGAGATGCACTGCTTATTTCAGATGAAAAATTAGAATATATAATTAAAAAATTAAGAGAAATTCCTCACGTTGAAATAATAAGAATAGGTTCAAGAGTACCAGTAGTTCTTCCACAAAGAATTACGCTAGAACTTGTAGATATGTTAAAGAAATATCATCCAATTTGGCTTAACACTCATTTTAATCATCCAAATGAAATTACACAGGAGTCAAAACTTGCTTGCGAGAGGATGGCAAATGCAGGAATACCTCTAGGAAACCAATCAGTTCTTTTAAAAGGAGTTAATGATTGTCCACATGTAATGATGGATTTAGTACATGACCTTGTTAAAATTAGAGTTAGACCTTACTATATCTATCAATGTGACCTTTCAATGGGACTTGAGCACTTTAGAACACCAGTATCTAAAGGAATAGAAATTATTGAAGCACTAAGAGGGCATACTTCAGGATTTTGTATACCAACATTTGTTGTTGATGCGCCAGGTGGTGGTGGAAAAATTCCAGTAATGCCAAGCTATCTTATATCTCAAAGCCCTGAAAAAGTAATACTTAGAAACTTTGAAGGCGTTATAACTTCTTATCAACAACCAACTAGCTATACATCAGACTGCCACTGCGACGTTTGCGAAGGATCTAAGAAGGTTCACAAAGTAGGAGTTGCAGGACTATTAAATCATGAGGGAATGGCAATGGAACCAGTTGGACTTGAGAGAAATTTAAGAGCACATCACGAGTAA
- a CDS encoding 3-oxoacid CoA-transferase subunit B: MITDSVLARQIIAKRIAKELKDGQLVNLGIGLPTLVTNYIPEGIHVTFQSENGMVGMGAVPEKGVENKDITNAGGQYSTILPQGAFFDSAMSFTLIRGGHVDMTVLGALEVDQEGNLANWIVPGKMVPGMGGAMDLVVGAKEVIVAMQHTANGVPKILKLCKLPLTAKAQVNLIVTELCVIEVTKAGLVLKEIYNHTTIDEVKSLTEAELIISEDLKIMDI; encoded by the coding sequence ATGATTACGGATAGTGTGCTTGCAAGACAAATTATTGCGAAAAGAATTGCTAAAGAATTAAAGGATGGACAACTTGTTAACCTAGGCATAGGACTTCCAACATTAGTTACAAATTATATTCCAGAAGGTATACATGTTACTTTCCAATCGGAAAATGGAATGGTTGGAATGGGAGCTGTACCAGAAAAAGGAGTAGAAAATAAAGATATAACCAATGCAGGGGGACAATATAGTACAATACTTCCCCAAGGCGCTTTTTTTGACAGTGCAATGTCTTTCACCTTAATAAGAGGTGGACACGTTGATATGACTGTTCTTGGGGCACTAGAAGTAGACCAGGAAGGAAATTTAGCCAATTGGATTGTACCAGGCAAAATGGTTCCTGGCATGGGTGGAGCAATGGATTTAGTAGTAGGAGCTAAAGAAGTTATTGTTGCAATGCAACATACAGCGAATGGAGTTCCTAAAATATTAAAGCTATGTAAATTACCATTAACTGCAAAAGCACAAGTTAACCTTATAGTTACGGAGCTCTGTGTAATAGAAGTTACTAAAGCAGGTTTGGTTTTAAAGGAAATATATAATCATACAACAATAGATGAGGTTAAATCACTTACAGAAGCTGAACTCATCATATCAGAAGATCTAAAAATAATGGATATATAG